The Borreliella garinii region AATATTTTTTTTGTATCGTAATTTAGGGATGGATAAATTATTCTTTTTAATTTCATTTTTGCATTAAACATAAAATAATCATCTCTTTGAAGTTTAAAAGTCTCTAGGAAATCATATTGAACACCATAAGATTTAGCTATTTGTATATCTTCTTCCTTTTTTTGAGCTTCTAGGCCTTTACCAATGTTTTCTAATTTTGAGATTGTGGTTTCTTCTTGAGAATGTTGATTTGAAGATTTTAAGATTGTGGTTTCTTCTTGAGAATGTTGATTTGAAGATTTTGAATTTTGAGATTCATTTTCAAGATTTTTGTTATTTTCTGATGAATTTTCTGAATTGGCATGGCTGTTTAGGTTTTTTAGATTTCTAGAATTGTTGCTTCGCTTTACTTTTTTTGGGGTTTTAGAAGTAGTGGGATTTTTTAGTTTGTTTGGATTAACATTGCCAAAAGGTGCACATGATATGCAAATTGAAGTTAATATTGCTGTAATAACGTTAAGCTTAATAATATTCAATTTAGAATTTTTCAAAATGATCTCCTTATAACTTTATATTATTAAATATTAATTTAAATTCAAAATAATAATATTACAATTTAATATTTTTATCAAGTAGTATTAAAATTATTTGATATTAAAAATTTAATTTCCATTGATGTTTTTAGCGTGAATTTAGATTGCATAAATTTTAAGAAAATAAGTTCATTCTTCTCTTTTTAAAATATAAAATGCAACAATTTGTATGGATTTAATAGATTTAATCTAGGGAATAATCTAAGTATTCTTTCATAAAATGGTCTTAGAGATTTTTTATATTTGTTTTAATATCTAAAAAATTTCGATTACAAGCTTCAATAGTTGCGGTTAAGGTTTTAGCAAAGTTTTGTTTTGTCTTTAAATTCTTTTCTATGTATTGTAATAATTCTTAAGAATCTTCTTGGTTTAACATGCATAATTCATCTTATATTTTTTTTAAATGCCTGTCTAGTTGAAATTGAATATCTAGCACCATTTGATGAAGAAAAATTTGAGTTGAAAATTTTTTCAGAGGATTTTTATTAAGTTTTTCAAGCATTTCTTTTCGGGCTTTAAAGCTAATAAATCACTTCATCTATGTAGAAATTTATTTATTTCAAATTTAAAATCTAATGGTTATAACTCTTTTAAAATTAAAGAACTTATGAAATATTACTCAACATCTGAAATTGATAATATCTATGGGCTTTCTTCTGCAAACAAAATTCAAGCTTATAAATGTGCTAAAAATAGCTTAAAGTTATAGCACAACTATCTAAGCTTAAATATTCGCTTTGAAGTTACTTTAAATATTTTTCCACGAGCCCTTAAATCAAGTGAATCATATAATATTTCTTTCTCTTTTGTAGCAATAAAGTGTGTTCCATTAACCCCCGTGATTTTAACTTTACTTATTTCAAATTCATTTGCAGCTGCAAAGTAACCAAAAGATTCATATCTCACACTAGTTCTAATATCATGGTAATTTAGCATCATATAAGGATTTTTAATAAAACAATTGCTTTTAATGTACCCAAGTCCTAAAAATCTGCGATAAGCCACATTTATGTCAAAAGTATTAAATTTAATATTCTTAAACATACTTGTATAATAGTGCAAGCATAAAAAATAGCACCCCACCTCTGTATTTCTCCAAGCAAACTCCTATTGTTTTATTTTATTTTATTTTATTTTACTAATAAGCATTTTTTAAACCTCCTATGTTAAATAATTTTTTTAATTTTTTTAATTGTTTTATTTTTGGTGCCCCATTCAAAAGGGGACACTATTTTCATATTTTATATTACTCACATTGCTCGGCACAAAGACTTTATTATTTATTGGTATAAGTTCTTTAAATCTATCTGCTATTACTCTTTTCTTAGGATCACAATTAAATATAAATTGTTTGAATTTATAATTCACATGATTAATTAGTGGATATTTATCCATAATCTTATCAAGTTTAATTTTGAGCAGATCTTTTATAAGTTTTTCTCTTTTTTTGTTTTCATTGTGAATTTTATTTAGTTCTACTTTTAAGTTATTAATCTCAACAAGATCCTCCTCAAAATTTATGGCAGACTGCTCGGTTTTAATCTAAAGATCTACACACTCAACATGCTCTACAAATTCATTTATCCAATCAAACTCAACTCCAGATTGATAAAAATCGCTCTTTACTACCAACTCTTCAATCTCTTCAACAAGCTTATTAAGCGTATCATTATCAATGCTGCTAGATATTAATACCTTAACCTGATTGTTTTTAACAATTTCGGTTCTTATATTGAAAGCCTCCCGTTCATATTTAAGAACAAAATTAAGCACTTTTGATATTAAAGAATCATTTCTCTTTATCTTTCAATTAACTGGTGCAGCTTCTATTAAAAAGAACAAATTACAATACTCAAGCCCAATACATGCTAGTTGCATTTGTGCCTGCACATAGTATTTGAAAAAATACTTACTACTTAAAAATTGCCATTTTTATTGTGTTATTCAATAGCTCTACTAACATAATGAGAGCTACTACTCTTAATCTCTAAAACTCTATATCACCATAAATATTCAATTCATAAACCACCCATCAATTGTTGAGCCTACCAAAGGATCAAAATTATCTATTTTTTTGAAATAATTATATTTATTAGCGCCATTAGCATATTTATTTTTATACAAAACCACAATATTATCACCGTACGCCTTAACAAATTTTCTAAATCCTAAATTCTCCAACTCTTTACCTTTTAACATGTATAAATTCTCTTCAAAAGAAAAACTCATACCAAAATATTTAAGCACACTATTTAAACACTCCGTTTTGTATATTTTGATTGTTATTTGTTATGTTTAACATAATCGTCAACCTCCTGTGATATTGTTATTAACAATATATATAGCAAAAACTATTTTTGCCAACTTTTTACAAAAATTTTTACAAAAAATTAGGGGCTTGGCTAAAGCCTCTATCCAAAGAACTAAGCTCCACCCCACTAAATTAGATTCAATTAAATTTATTTAAACAATAGCAATCCTTTATGGCTCTATATTATAGATAATATAGCAAAAACATTTTTGTCAACTTGTTTATAATAATTTTTGCAAAAATAAGTAGAACTTAACTGAATTCTTTAGTTAAAGGACTAGCTAAGTCCTACCAAAATGTAATCTTTGTTTTATATATTCGATACGACAAACATATTATGTACTATTTACATGATTACAAAAATTATTTTTGTCAATTTTTTTAAGAATTTTTATAACAAAATAAAGACTTTATTAAATTATCTTGTTAAAGAACTTAATAAGGCATGGGATCTTGGCTTAATTCACTTTTAAAAAAATAATTTGTTAAGGTGTTTTAGCGGTTAAATATTATGCAATTTAGAATTAAAATTAATTTGTCTTTTTACAAAACAACTTATTTAGGCTCTTTTGTAAAAAAGTTTAAATAAATGCTAATTTAGAAGAGATCAAAAATAAACTGTTGTTTTTTAATCATATCTATCAGCATTATAATATATTGCTTAAAAAGCAAATTATGAATTTTTCATTATTTAATGTATTATAAATATTTAGTAGATAACGCACGGAAAATTGGTCCGAAAATTGCTTCTATTAATAGCATAAAATGTATTAGTATGTTTCCCGTATTAAGATCTTTACGCAAATCCTTTACTTTATTTTCAATCTTATTAGTAAGTCCACTTTTAACACTATCTATCTTGGCGTCTAAACTATCTATCTTAATGGTTAAATTTTTCTCTACAAAATCTATTTTAACATCTAAAGCCCTTTCTACATTATCTATTTTGGTATATAAACCAGATATATCTTTTGCAAACTCTTCTCTATAGCGTCTATTTTGGTATCTAAATTAGATATATCTTTCCGCAAATTTTTCTCTGCATTAATTATTTTCTCTTTTAAAAAGTCAAAGTTGTAATTATCATTATGAAAAAATAAAATCTATTGCCTTCTCGCTAAACCCTATATTTAAAAATTCATTTTTTATGCTTTCTATATTATATGTTCTGTACACTAAATTGTTCATAAAATCTCCGTATTATCCTTTTAATTGTTTATATTCTTTCATAATTCTTTTAATTGTTTCTGTTTCATTATTAAATAATTTGTCTAATAAAAATCCCGTGAACTTAGCATTTTTTTTGTAAAAATCGTAACTTTCTTTACTTTTAAGTTGAAATCTTAACGGCTTTATTGGATTTTGTTTTGTTTTTTTTATTATTGAAGTTTTTTGACCCTCTATTAAATCAAGAGAATCGTAAATACCATTCTCAATTATATAATCTTCATTAAGAATTCCTGCTTGTAATGCTTTTGCTAATTTTAAATATATGTAAACCTGGGTTCTTGCCAATTTATAATCTCTTATAAAAGCATCAAAACTTTTATATCCATCTAATTTATAGTATTCATTATCCTTAATTTCTTTTAAGATTCTAATACTTTCTACTTTATAAAAAATTTTCTTTTTTATATTGGTCTTTAACCTATTTTTTAAATCATTGTAATGAGCAAATATCTCCTCTTTGGTAATTATTTTTTTTTCACCGTCAGGATCGGCCACCCCTGGTAAAACCCTCTTATTTAATTCTATTTCCATAATAAACCTCTTTTATTAATAATTCGTACGGATCCGTACGAATTTATTTAACATGTTTATCATACATAATGAAAAATCTTGACAATACTTCTTTATATTCATAAATATAATCTTTGGTCATATCAAATTCATCATTTCTAGCAATTTTTTTATTTAAATCTTCTCGTTCATGGATAAACCCCAAAAATCCTGTTTTAGAACCAACATGCTTTAACAATTGCTTATGAGTATTGTTTTTCTTAAATCGTGTTATAATCAAAAACATTGGAATTTTTATTTTTAAATTGTTCATATGGAATTCTAATAATTCTAAACTCTCAACTGCCCATTTTTCCGCAGTCATTGGAACTATTATACAATCACTAGTTATTAAAGCATTTGACAAGGTGAAATCTAAACTAGGATTAGTATCTATTATTACATAATGATACTTCTGCTTTAAAAATTCTAAATTGTTTTGCAACCTTAACTCTTTTAACGGGATAGATTCACTTAAAAATTTATTTAAAGTTAAATAACTGGGGATTAAGTCCAAATTTCCTTTAATATTTACAATTGCATCATTTATATCCAATTTTTCTTTTAACACTCTATAAACATTGATATTATGAATATCAATGTTTTGATTTGAAATTTTTTTATAAAAATAACTTGTGGTGGACGCTTGTGTATCCATATCTATCAAAAGCACTTTATTATCTTTTGCAAGTAATGTTGAAAGTATAATAGCACTTGTGCTTTTACCAACGCCACCTTTAATTGATGCAATTGTTATTATTTTAGGTTTTTTAGTATCCATTTTGTTAGCAGTCCTTGTTCTGGGTATTTTTTTCCATAAAATTCATATACTTTTTGTTCTAAATCTGTAAACATACTAAACAACACCTTGTTGTAGTGATTATTCATTCTTTCTTTATCTAGCAAGCGATACAACCCTTTAAAATAGCAAAAAACACTGCCCGCCTTAAATCTAAATTCCATATAATATGCCCGTGCAAATCCATAAGATTTTCTATTTCCGTTTGCTTGATACTTTATAATAGCCTTTTTTATTGGTTTTCTGAAACCGTAAAAAATTCCAATAAACTTATCCCCTTCTTTAATGGGGTATAAATGCGTTTCTTCAACAATTCTTTCTCCATTAAACAAAGCTCTTAATGATAATCTAAATTCATTTTTTTTCTCATAAACTCCAAATTTGTAAATATCCATCATTATTTTTGTATGGTACATTGCTTTACCATTTTCTTTTTCAATCAAAATAAATCGTTCTTTATTTTGGCATTCGACTTTACATTTTCCTTTTTTTATGGGTTCTGGTGCGCTTTCCATATTAAATCCTCATACAACTTCTTTTAGCATTAAAAAATTATTTTCATTTTTTATTAGTTCTAATAATTCATAATAATAAATATTAAATACTTCATTATATTCTAATTTCTTTTTACTATTCAAATAAGTTTTTATAATTGGCTTTATAATTTCAATATTTGGCGTTTTTCCTAATCGCTCAATAAGGATATTGAAAATGTTTATCTTTATATTCTCATAATCTTTTTGTGAATTTTCTTTTTTCAATTCAATTGATTTTTCTAATTTGAATGTTATTTTGCCTAAATCGTTATATTTTTGATATTCAATAATAAAATGCGGCTTGTTTTTGTAGTTTTTATATATTTTTTTAAATTCTGTTTCCAATTGTTCAGCATTGTATCCCCTTTTTTCTAATTCTTTTTGAGTATTTTCTAGTATTTCTTTTAATTTGTTTTGTTTTTTTTTAAAGCAAAATTTATTTAAAAATGAATCTTTATGTTTTAGTAGTTTAATCTCAATGATTTTTGAGACTTTAAGCATTTTAATTTTCGAGTCTTTATTAACGTCTAATTTTAAAATAAAAGGAAGAATTTCTTTACATTTAAAGTTGCATTTGTTTGAATATTTTATTATTTGAAACTTTTCTATCTGTTTTTTCTTTTCTTCTTTTTTATTATTATTTTTATTACTTAAACACTCCTCAAAACCTACATTCCCATTTTTATTAAATTTCTCTTTAAGGCCCATTTCAATTCTTTTTC contains the following coding sequences:
- a CDS encoding complement regulator-acquiring protein produces the protein MKNSKLNIIKLNVITAILTSICISCAPFGNVNPNKLKNPTTSKTPKKVKRSNNSRNLKNLNSHANSENSSENNKNLENESQNSKSSNQHSQEETTILKSSNQHSQEETTISKLENIGKGLEAQKKEEDIQIAKSYGVQYDFLETFKLQRDDYFMFNAKMKLKRIIYPSLNYDTKKI
- a CDS encoding chromosome replication/partitioning protein, translating into MEIELNKRVLPGVADPDGEKKIITKEEIFAHYNDLKNRLKTNIKKKIFYKVESIRILKEIKDNEYYKLDGYKSFDAFIRDYKLARTQVYIYLKLAKALQAGILNEDYIIENGIYDSLDLIEGQKTSIIKKTKQNPIKPLRFQLKSKESYDFYKKNAKFTGFLLDKLFNNETETIKRIMKEYKQLKG
- a CDS encoding ParA family protein gives rise to the protein MDTKKPKIITIASIKGGVGKSTSAIILSTLLAKDNKVLLIDMDTQASTTSYFYKKISNQNIDIHNINVYRVLKEKLDINDAIVNIKGNLDLIPSYLTLNKFLSESIPLKELRLQNNLEFLKQKYHYVIIDTNPSLDFTLSNALITSDCIIVPMTAEKWAVESLELLEFHMNNLKIKIPMFLIITRFKKNNTHKQLLKHVGSKTGFLGFIHEREDLNKKIARNDEFDMTKDYIYEYKEVLSRFFIMYDKHVK
- a CDS encoding DUF226 domain-containing protein; this translates as MESAPEPIKKGKCKVECQNKERFILIEKENGKAMYHTKIMMDIYKFGVYEKKNEFRLSLRALFNGERIVEETHLYPIKEGDKFIGIFYGFRKPIKKAIIKYQANGNRKSYGFARAYYMEFRFKAGSVFCYFKGLYRLLDKERMNNHYNKVLFSMFTDLEQKVYEFYGKKYPEQGLLTKWILKNLK
- a CDS encoding plasmid maintenance protein — encoded protein: MSILTNKKRPNCYNKHQHKLIVLISTLDYINKKYPKYTQSIILYYFNKNLKRNGQNPIKLKTLQNYLYELEKKLKVTTNYYKHMGVNCGTEIYYKLNYEKKECYPKINKFFLGKKHSRFGKRIEMGLKEKFNKNGNVGFEECLSNKNNNKKEEKKKQIEKFQIIKYSNKCNFKCKEILPFILKLDVNKDSKIKMLKVSKIIEIKLLKHKDSFLNKFCFKKKQNKLKEILENTQKELEKRGYNAEQLETEFKKIYKNYKNKPHFIIEYQKYNDLGKITFKLEKSIELKKENSQKDYENIKINIFNILIERLGKTPNIEIIKPIIKTYLNSKKKLEYNEVFNIYYYELLELIKNENNFLMLKEVV